One window of the Glycocaulis alkaliphilus genome contains the following:
- a CDS encoding DUF4169 family protein yields the protein MSEIVNLRTARKRKAKEAAAKDAAANRAAYGQTKAEKLKRKAETDKAARDLDGKKRE from the coding sequence TTGAGCGAAATCGTCAATCTGCGGACCGCGCGCAAGCGCAAGGCAAAAGAGGCGGCAGCGAAAGACGCTGCCGCCAATCGCGCCGCTTACGGGCAGACGAAGGCTGAAAAGCTGAAACGCAAGGCGGAGACGGACAAGGCCGCCCGCGACCTGGACGGGAAGAAGCGGGAGTAG